The following coding sequences lie in one Arachis ipaensis cultivar K30076 chromosome B03, Araip1.1, whole genome shotgun sequence genomic window:
- the LOC107631666 gene encoding calmodulin-binding transcription activator 3 isoform X6: MADVKCYVPPNQFNIEQILIEAQRRWLRPAEICEILSNYKMFQIAPEPAHMPPSGSLFLFDRKVLRYFRKDGHNWRKKKDGKTVREAHERLKAGSVDVLHCYYAHGEENENFQRRTYWMLDEELSHIVLVHYREVKATKANFRGAAKENQESLPYAQIDKLPGSTEKEIFLSCSLHPHNYQVPSHTIDTTSMKSTQATEYEEAESVFTALNNYASSEDYSFLETQHPVVEKIPDPYCPPQFINEQEKLCGTPGMNHIMLSQAGKIKDIHNVRLAYEPPQHLGFSMWEYILENNGRSQYMPLQPVLPEIQPDNMGINSNPSLMRSNFTTNITKVNGKENMVQVEGNWQVMNELYEFDPQRSLEQCLIHQDKPKVLMIDDPQEKLLDAKEKIETNRSLDGIDDTNLTLKKALLDGSLAEEGLKKLDSFNQWMSKELGDVEESKTPSTFSAYWGTVENENDVDNATIPSEVHLDTYALDPSISHDQLFTIIDFSPSWAFEGSETKILIYGQFLRSLQEAEQCKWSCMFGEVEVPANIIDNGVLSCYTPPHKTGRIPFYVTCSNRLACSEIREFDFRDIYTQEVNNAAEQRESISDNFSVRFEELLYMGHTLPQNFDPISVSEKSELRSKISSLLRKEEDDWDKLLKLTLEKDFSPQNVQEHLLQNLLKDKLLGWLLQKVIEDGKGPNVLDEGGQGVLHLAAALGYDWALQPTVIAGVNVNFCDVNGWTALHWAAFCGRELTVASLISLGAAPGVLTDPSPEHPSGRTPADLASANGHKGIAGYLAESSISVQLLSLDMNRDTRESSGSKVVYRVQHNTTEVNDDRLSYELSLKDSLAAVCNASQAAARIHEVYRVQSFQRKQLKEYDDKFGISDEDALSLITVKPHKVGQRNEPVHAAAIRIQNKFRSWKGRKEFLMIRQRIVKIQAHVRGHQVRKNCGKIIWSVGILEKVILRWRRKGSGLRGFKLEDVPEGTMVQDTQCKEDEYDFLKEGRKQTEERLQKALSRVKSMVQYPEARDQYHRLLNVVTEIQENQ; encoded by the exons ATGGCTGACGTCAAGTGCTATGTTCCCCCTAATCAATTTA ATATTGAGCAAATTCTTATAGAAGCGCAGCGTCGATGGCTGCGCCCAGCTGAAATTTGTGAAATTCTCAGTAATTATAAAATGTTCCAAATTGCTCCAGAGCCTGCACATATGCCGCCAA GTGGTTCACTTTTCCTGTTTGATCGGAAGGTGCTGAGATACTTTAGAAAGGATGGCCACAACTGGAGAAAGAAAAAGGATGGAAAAACAGTGAGGGAAGCTCATGAGAGACTTAAG GCTGGAAGTGTGGATGTGTTGCACTGCTATTATGCACACggagaagaaaatgaaaattttcaaagacGCACATACTGGATGCTTGATga GGAACTCTCGCACATTGTTCTTGTCCATTATAGGGAAGTGAAG GCAACTAAGGCAAATTTTAGAGGTGCTGCCAAAGAAAATCAAGAATCTCTTCCTTATGCACAAATTGACAAACTACCAGGTTCCACAGAGAAGGAAATTTTTTTATCATGTAGTCTTCATCCACATAACTACCAGGTTCCATCACATACAATAGATACAacaagcatgaagagcactcaagcAACAGAATATGAAGAAGCTGAGTCAG TGTTTACAGCATTGAATAATTATGCAAGTTCAGAAGACTACTCCTTCCTTGAGACACAACACCCAGTTGTTGAGAAGATTCCTGATCCTTATTGCCCGCCACAGTTCATAA ATGAACAAGAGAAGTTGTGTGGCACTCCTGGGATGAATCATATCATGCTCAGTCAAGCTGGCAAAATCAAAGACATTCATAATGTTAGATTGGCATATGAACCCCCACAACACCTTGGCTTTTCAATGTGGGAATATATCTTGGAAAATAATGGGAGAAGTCAATACATGCCTCTTCAACCCGTACTCCCTGAAATCCAACCTGATAACATGGGAATCAATAGCAATCCCTCTCTAATGAGGTCAAATTTCACCACTAATATTACCAAAGTGAATGGGAAAGAAAATATGGTACAAGTTGAAGGAAATTGGCAGGTAATGAATGAGTTATATGAATTTGATCCTCAAAGATCCTTGGAACAGTGTCTTATACATCAAGATAAACCAAAGGTTCTTATGATAGATGACCCTCAAGAAAAACTATTAGATGCAAAAGAGAAGATAGAAACCAATAGAAGCCTGGATGGAATAGATGATACAAATTTAACTCTAAAGAAGGCTCTGTTAGATGGATCCCTTGCAGAAGAGGGTCTGAAGAAGCTTGACAGTTTCAACCAATGGATGAGTAAAGAACTTGGAGATGTGGAAGAATCTAAAACTCCATCCACTTTTAGTGCTTATTGGGGTACAgttgaaaatgaaaatgatgtgGACAATGCAACTATTCCTTCTGAAGTGCACCTGGATACCTATGCACTGGATCCATCTATTTCCCATGATCAACTTTTTACTATTATTGACTTTTCCCCAAGCTGGGCATTTGAAGGTTCAGAAACTAAG ATTCTCATTTATGGACAATTCTTGAGGAGTCTACAGGAAGCTGAACAATGTAAATGGTCTTGCATGTTCGGTGAGGTAGAAGTGCCAGCTAATATCATTGACAATGGTGTTCTTTCTTGTTATACTCCTCCACATAAAACTGGGAGGATTCCTTTCTATGTAACTTGTTCCAATAGGTTAGCATGTAGTGAAATACGAGAATTTGATTTCCGAGACATTTACACTCAAGAAGTCAACAATGCAGCTGAGCAGAGAGAGAGCATTTCTGATAATTTCAGTGTGCGATTTGAAGAGCTGCTGTACATGGGGCATACCTTACCTCAAAACTTCGATCCAATCAGTGTAAGCGAGAAATCTGAACTGAGAAGTAAAATAAGTTCTTTGCTGAGGAAGGAGGAGGATGATTGGGATAAGCTGCTGAAACTTACTCTAGAGAAAGATTTTTCTCCACAAAATGTACAGGAGCATCTGCTTCAAAATCTTTTGAAAGATAAGTTACTTGGGTGGCTCCTTCAAAAAGTCATCGAAGATGGGAAAGGCCCTAATGTATTGGATGAGGGTGGCCAAGGAGTACTTCATCTTGCGGCTGCTCTTGGCTATGATTGGGCCTTACAACCCACAGTAATTGCTGGTGTAAATGTGAACTTCTGCGATGTAAATGGATGGactgctcttcattgggctgcATTCTGTGGCAG GGAGCTCACAGTTGCTTCCCTCATCTCTCTTGGCGCAGCACCTGGGGTGCTGACTGATCCAAGCCCAGAGCATCCTTCTGGTAGAACACCAGCTGACCTGGCTTCTGCAAACGGTcacaaaggaattgcagggtatcTTGCAGAATCTTCAATAAGCGTGCAACTATTATCTCTTGATATGAACAGGGACACGAGAGAAAGTTCTGGATCAAAAGTAGTATACAGAGTCCAACACAATACTACTGAAGTTAATGATGATCGCCTATCATATGAACTGTCACTGAAAGATTCACTGGCAGCAGTGTGTAATGCCAGCCAGGCTGCTGCACGTATTCATGAAGTTTATAGAGTGCAATCTTTCCAAAGAAAACAACTGAAAGAATATGATGATAAATTTGGAATATCTGATGAAGATGCTCTTTCTCTTATAACTGTAAAACCACACAAGGTTGGACAACGCAATGAGCCTGTACATGCAGCTGCAATACGAATCCAGAACAAATTCCGCAGTTGGAAGGGCAGAAAAGAATTTTTGATGATTCGCCAAAGAATAGTTAAAATTCAG GCTCATGTAAGGGGGCACCAGGTTAGGAAGAACTGTGGAAAGATAATTTGGTCAGTTGGAATTTTAGAAAAAGTTATTTTGCGCTGGCGCCGAAAAGGTAGTGGTTTACGTGGATTTAAATTGGAAGATGTTCCCGAGGGAACTATGGTACAAGATACACAGTGCAAGGAGGATGAGTATGATTTCTTGAAAGAAGGCAGAAAGCAAACAGAGGAAAGGTTGCAGAAAGCCCTATCCAGGGTGAAGTCAATGGTTCAGTATCCAGAGGCAAGAGACCAATACCATAGGCTGTTGAATGTTGTAACTGAGATCCAAGAAAACCAG TAA
- the LOC107631666 gene encoding calmodulin-binding transcription activator 3 isoform X2, translating into MADVKCYVPPNQFNIEQILIEAQRRWLRPAEICEILSNYKMFQIAPEPAHMPPSGSLFLFDRKVLRYFRKDGHNWRKKKDGKTVREAHERLKAGSVDVLHCYYAHGEENENFQRRTYWMLDEELSHIVLVHYREVKATKANFRGAAKENQESLPYAQIDKLPGSTEKEIFLSCSLHPHNYQVPSHTIDTTSMKSTQATEYEEAESVFTALNNYASSEDYSFLETQHPVVEKIPDPYCPPQFINEQEKLCGTPGMNHIMLSQAGKIKDIHNVRLAYEPPQHLGFSMWEYILENNGRSQYMPLQPVLPEIQPDNMGINSNPSLMRSNFTTNITKVNGKENMVQVEGNWQVMNELYEFDPQRSLEQCLIHQDKPKVLMIDDPQEKLLDAKEKIETNRSLDGIDDTNLTLKKALLDGSLAEEGLKKLDSFNQWMSKELGDVEESKTPSTFSAYWGTVENENDVDNATIPSEVHLDTYALDPSISHDQLFTIIDFSPSWAFEGSETKILIYGQFLRSLQEAEQCKWSCMFGEVEVPANIIDNGVLSCYTPPHKTGRIPFYVTCSNRLACSEIREFDFRDIYTQEVNNAAEQRESISDNFSVRFEELLYMGHTLPQNFDPISVSEKSELRSKISSLLRKEEDDWDKLLKLTLEKDFSPQNVQEHLLQNLLKDKLLGWLLQKVIEDGKGPNVLDEGGQGVLHLAAALGYDWALQPTVIAGVNVNFCDVNGWTALHWAAFCGRELTVASLISLGAAPGVLTDPSPEHPSGRTPADLASANGHKGIAGYLAESSISVQLLSLDMNRDTRESSGSKVVYRVQHNTTEVNDDRLSYELSLKDSLAAVCNASQAAARIHEVYRVQSFQRKQLKEYDDKFGISDEDALSLITVKPHKVGQRNEPVHAAAIRIQNKFRSWKGRKEFLMIRQRIVKIQAHVRGHQVRKNCGKIIWSVGILEKVILRWRRKGSGLRGFKLEDVPEGTMVQDTQCKEDEYDFLKEGRKQTEERLQKALSRVKSMVQYPEARDQYHRLLNVVTEIQENQVLYPFFYEFLSIFLLCNFHSVKNISKRSAQAQH; encoded by the exons ATGGCTGACGTCAAGTGCTATGTTCCCCCTAATCAATTTA ATATTGAGCAAATTCTTATAGAAGCGCAGCGTCGATGGCTGCGCCCAGCTGAAATTTGTGAAATTCTCAGTAATTATAAAATGTTCCAAATTGCTCCAGAGCCTGCACATATGCCGCCAA GTGGTTCACTTTTCCTGTTTGATCGGAAGGTGCTGAGATACTTTAGAAAGGATGGCCACAACTGGAGAAAGAAAAAGGATGGAAAAACAGTGAGGGAAGCTCATGAGAGACTTAAG GCTGGAAGTGTGGATGTGTTGCACTGCTATTATGCACACggagaagaaaatgaaaattttcaaagacGCACATACTGGATGCTTGATga GGAACTCTCGCACATTGTTCTTGTCCATTATAGGGAAGTGAAG GCAACTAAGGCAAATTTTAGAGGTGCTGCCAAAGAAAATCAAGAATCTCTTCCTTATGCACAAATTGACAAACTACCAGGTTCCACAGAGAAGGAAATTTTTTTATCATGTAGTCTTCATCCACATAACTACCAGGTTCCATCACATACAATAGATACAacaagcatgaagagcactcaagcAACAGAATATGAAGAAGCTGAGTCAG TGTTTACAGCATTGAATAATTATGCAAGTTCAGAAGACTACTCCTTCCTTGAGACACAACACCCAGTTGTTGAGAAGATTCCTGATCCTTATTGCCCGCCACAGTTCATAA ATGAACAAGAGAAGTTGTGTGGCACTCCTGGGATGAATCATATCATGCTCAGTCAAGCTGGCAAAATCAAAGACATTCATAATGTTAGATTGGCATATGAACCCCCACAACACCTTGGCTTTTCAATGTGGGAATATATCTTGGAAAATAATGGGAGAAGTCAATACATGCCTCTTCAACCCGTACTCCCTGAAATCCAACCTGATAACATGGGAATCAATAGCAATCCCTCTCTAATGAGGTCAAATTTCACCACTAATATTACCAAAGTGAATGGGAAAGAAAATATGGTACAAGTTGAAGGAAATTGGCAGGTAATGAATGAGTTATATGAATTTGATCCTCAAAGATCCTTGGAACAGTGTCTTATACATCAAGATAAACCAAAGGTTCTTATGATAGATGACCCTCAAGAAAAACTATTAGATGCAAAAGAGAAGATAGAAACCAATAGAAGCCTGGATGGAATAGATGATACAAATTTAACTCTAAAGAAGGCTCTGTTAGATGGATCCCTTGCAGAAGAGGGTCTGAAGAAGCTTGACAGTTTCAACCAATGGATGAGTAAAGAACTTGGAGATGTGGAAGAATCTAAAACTCCATCCACTTTTAGTGCTTATTGGGGTACAgttgaaaatgaaaatgatgtgGACAATGCAACTATTCCTTCTGAAGTGCACCTGGATACCTATGCACTGGATCCATCTATTTCCCATGATCAACTTTTTACTATTATTGACTTTTCCCCAAGCTGGGCATTTGAAGGTTCAGAAACTAAG ATTCTCATTTATGGACAATTCTTGAGGAGTCTACAGGAAGCTGAACAATGTAAATGGTCTTGCATGTTCGGTGAGGTAGAAGTGCCAGCTAATATCATTGACAATGGTGTTCTTTCTTGTTATACTCCTCCACATAAAACTGGGAGGATTCCTTTCTATGTAACTTGTTCCAATAGGTTAGCATGTAGTGAAATACGAGAATTTGATTTCCGAGACATTTACACTCAAGAAGTCAACAATGCAGCTGAGCAGAGAGAGAGCATTTCTGATAATTTCAGTGTGCGATTTGAAGAGCTGCTGTACATGGGGCATACCTTACCTCAAAACTTCGATCCAATCAGTGTAAGCGAGAAATCTGAACTGAGAAGTAAAATAAGTTCTTTGCTGAGGAAGGAGGAGGATGATTGGGATAAGCTGCTGAAACTTACTCTAGAGAAAGATTTTTCTCCACAAAATGTACAGGAGCATCTGCTTCAAAATCTTTTGAAAGATAAGTTACTTGGGTGGCTCCTTCAAAAAGTCATCGAAGATGGGAAAGGCCCTAATGTATTGGATGAGGGTGGCCAAGGAGTACTTCATCTTGCGGCTGCTCTTGGCTATGATTGGGCCTTACAACCCACAGTAATTGCTGGTGTAAATGTGAACTTCTGCGATGTAAATGGATGGactgctcttcattgggctgcATTCTGTGGCAG GGAGCTCACAGTTGCTTCCCTCATCTCTCTTGGCGCAGCACCTGGGGTGCTGACTGATCCAAGCCCAGAGCATCCTTCTGGTAGAACACCAGCTGACCTGGCTTCTGCAAACGGTcacaaaggaattgcagggtatcTTGCAGAATCTTCAATAAGCGTGCAACTATTATCTCTTGATATGAACAGGGACACGAGAGAAAGTTCTGGATCAAAAGTAGTATACAGAGTCCAACACAATACTACTGAAGTTAATGATGATCGCCTATCATATGAACTGTCACTGAAAGATTCACTGGCAGCAGTGTGTAATGCCAGCCAGGCTGCTGCACGTATTCATGAAGTTTATAGAGTGCAATCTTTCCAAAGAAAACAACTGAAAGAATATGATGATAAATTTGGAATATCTGATGAAGATGCTCTTTCTCTTATAACTGTAAAACCACACAAGGTTGGACAACGCAATGAGCCTGTACATGCAGCTGCAATACGAATCCAGAACAAATTCCGCAGTTGGAAGGGCAGAAAAGAATTTTTGATGATTCGCCAAAGAATAGTTAAAATTCAG GCTCATGTAAGGGGGCACCAGGTTAGGAAGAACTGTGGAAAGATAATTTGGTCAGTTGGAATTTTAGAAAAAGTTATTTTGCGCTGGCGCCGAAAAGGTAGTGGTTTACGTGGATTTAAATTGGAAGATGTTCCCGAGGGAACTATGGTACAAGATACACAGTGCAAGGAGGATGAGTATGATTTCTTGAAAGAAGGCAGAAAGCAAACAGAGGAAAGGTTGCAGAAAGCCCTATCCAGGGTGAAGTCAATGGTTCAGTATCCAGAGGCAAGAGACCAATACCATAGGCTGTTGAATGTTGTAACTGAGATCCAAGAAAACCAGGTACTTTACCCCTTCTTTTATGAGTTTTTATCAATTTTCCTGCTTTGTAA TTTTCATTCCGTTAAAAATATATCCAAACGTTCTGCTCAAGCTCAACATTGA
- the LOC107631666 gene encoding calmodulin-binding transcription activator 3 isoform X5: MADVKCYVPPNQFNIEQILIEAQRRWLRPAEICEILSNYKMFQIAPEPAHMPPSGSLFLFDRKVLRYFRKDGHNWRKKKDGKTVREAHERLKAGSVDVLHCYYAHGEENENFQRRTYWMLDEELSHIVLVHYREVKATKANFRGAAKENQESLPYAQIDKLPGSTEKEIFLSCSLHPHNYQVPSHTIDTTSMKSTQATEYEEAESVFTALNNYASSEDYSFLETQHPVVEKIPDPYCPPQFINEQEKLCGTPGMNHIMLSQAGKIKDIHNVRLAYEPPQHLGFSMWEYILENNGRSQYMPLQPVLPEIQPDNMGINSNPSLMRSNFTTNITKVNGKENMVQVEGNWQVMNELYEFDPQRSLEQCLIHQDKPKVLMIDDPQEKLLDAKEKIETNRSLDGIDDTNLTLKKALLDGSLAEEGLKKLDSFNQWMSKELGDVEESKTPSTFSAYWGTVENENDVDNATIPSEVHLDTYALDPSISHDQLFTIIDFSPSWAFEGSETKILIYGQFLRSLQEAEQCKWSCMFGEVEVPANIIDNGVLSCYTPPHKTGRIPFYVTCSNRLACSEIREFDFRDIYTQEVNNAAEQRESISDNFSVRFEELLYMGHTLPQNFDPISVSEKSELRSKISSLLRKEEDDWDKLLKLTLEKDFSPQNVQEHLLQNLLKDKLLGWLLQKVIEDGKGPNVLDEGGQGVLHLAAALGYDWALQPTVIAGVNVNFCDVNGWTALHWAAFCGRELTVASLISLGAAPGVLTDPSPEHPSGRTPADLASANGHKGIAGYLAESSISVQLLSLDMNRDTRESSGSKVVYRVQHNTTEVNDDRLSYELSLKDSLAAVCNASQAAARIHEVYRVQSFQRKQLKEYDDKFGISDEDALSLITVKPHKVGQRNEPVHAAAIRIQNKFRSWKGRKEFLMIRQRIVKIQAHVRGHQVRKNCGKIIWSVGILEKVILRWRRKGSGLRGFKLEDVPEGTMVQDTQCKEDEYDFLKEGRKQTEERLQKALSRVKSMVQYPEARDQYHRLLNVVTEIQENQSIYQSSNFHSVKNISKRSAQAQH, translated from the exons ATGGCTGACGTCAAGTGCTATGTTCCCCCTAATCAATTTA ATATTGAGCAAATTCTTATAGAAGCGCAGCGTCGATGGCTGCGCCCAGCTGAAATTTGTGAAATTCTCAGTAATTATAAAATGTTCCAAATTGCTCCAGAGCCTGCACATATGCCGCCAA GTGGTTCACTTTTCCTGTTTGATCGGAAGGTGCTGAGATACTTTAGAAAGGATGGCCACAACTGGAGAAAGAAAAAGGATGGAAAAACAGTGAGGGAAGCTCATGAGAGACTTAAG GCTGGAAGTGTGGATGTGTTGCACTGCTATTATGCACACggagaagaaaatgaaaattttcaaagacGCACATACTGGATGCTTGATga GGAACTCTCGCACATTGTTCTTGTCCATTATAGGGAAGTGAAG GCAACTAAGGCAAATTTTAGAGGTGCTGCCAAAGAAAATCAAGAATCTCTTCCTTATGCACAAATTGACAAACTACCAGGTTCCACAGAGAAGGAAATTTTTTTATCATGTAGTCTTCATCCACATAACTACCAGGTTCCATCACATACAATAGATACAacaagcatgaagagcactcaagcAACAGAATATGAAGAAGCTGAGTCAG TGTTTACAGCATTGAATAATTATGCAAGTTCAGAAGACTACTCCTTCCTTGAGACACAACACCCAGTTGTTGAGAAGATTCCTGATCCTTATTGCCCGCCACAGTTCATAA ATGAACAAGAGAAGTTGTGTGGCACTCCTGGGATGAATCATATCATGCTCAGTCAAGCTGGCAAAATCAAAGACATTCATAATGTTAGATTGGCATATGAACCCCCACAACACCTTGGCTTTTCAATGTGGGAATATATCTTGGAAAATAATGGGAGAAGTCAATACATGCCTCTTCAACCCGTACTCCCTGAAATCCAACCTGATAACATGGGAATCAATAGCAATCCCTCTCTAATGAGGTCAAATTTCACCACTAATATTACCAAAGTGAATGGGAAAGAAAATATGGTACAAGTTGAAGGAAATTGGCAGGTAATGAATGAGTTATATGAATTTGATCCTCAAAGATCCTTGGAACAGTGTCTTATACATCAAGATAAACCAAAGGTTCTTATGATAGATGACCCTCAAGAAAAACTATTAGATGCAAAAGAGAAGATAGAAACCAATAGAAGCCTGGATGGAATAGATGATACAAATTTAACTCTAAAGAAGGCTCTGTTAGATGGATCCCTTGCAGAAGAGGGTCTGAAGAAGCTTGACAGTTTCAACCAATGGATGAGTAAAGAACTTGGAGATGTGGAAGAATCTAAAACTCCATCCACTTTTAGTGCTTATTGGGGTACAgttgaaaatgaaaatgatgtgGACAATGCAACTATTCCTTCTGAAGTGCACCTGGATACCTATGCACTGGATCCATCTATTTCCCATGATCAACTTTTTACTATTATTGACTTTTCCCCAAGCTGGGCATTTGAAGGTTCAGAAACTAAG ATTCTCATTTATGGACAATTCTTGAGGAGTCTACAGGAAGCTGAACAATGTAAATGGTCTTGCATGTTCGGTGAGGTAGAAGTGCCAGCTAATATCATTGACAATGGTGTTCTTTCTTGTTATACTCCTCCACATAAAACTGGGAGGATTCCTTTCTATGTAACTTGTTCCAATAGGTTAGCATGTAGTGAAATACGAGAATTTGATTTCCGAGACATTTACACTCAAGAAGTCAACAATGCAGCTGAGCAGAGAGAGAGCATTTCTGATAATTTCAGTGTGCGATTTGAAGAGCTGCTGTACATGGGGCATACCTTACCTCAAAACTTCGATCCAATCAGTGTAAGCGAGAAATCTGAACTGAGAAGTAAAATAAGTTCTTTGCTGAGGAAGGAGGAGGATGATTGGGATAAGCTGCTGAAACTTACTCTAGAGAAAGATTTTTCTCCACAAAATGTACAGGAGCATCTGCTTCAAAATCTTTTGAAAGATAAGTTACTTGGGTGGCTCCTTCAAAAAGTCATCGAAGATGGGAAAGGCCCTAATGTATTGGATGAGGGTGGCCAAGGAGTACTTCATCTTGCGGCTGCTCTTGGCTATGATTGGGCCTTACAACCCACAGTAATTGCTGGTGTAAATGTGAACTTCTGCGATGTAAATGGATGGactgctcttcattgggctgcATTCTGTGGCAG GGAGCTCACAGTTGCTTCCCTCATCTCTCTTGGCGCAGCACCTGGGGTGCTGACTGATCCAAGCCCAGAGCATCCTTCTGGTAGAACACCAGCTGACCTGGCTTCTGCAAACGGTcacaaaggaattgcagggtatcTTGCAGAATCTTCAATAAGCGTGCAACTATTATCTCTTGATATGAACAGGGACACGAGAGAAAGTTCTGGATCAAAAGTAGTATACAGAGTCCAACACAATACTACTGAAGTTAATGATGATCGCCTATCATATGAACTGTCACTGAAAGATTCACTGGCAGCAGTGTGTAATGCCAGCCAGGCTGCTGCACGTATTCATGAAGTTTATAGAGTGCAATCTTTCCAAAGAAAACAACTGAAAGAATATGATGATAAATTTGGAATATCTGATGAAGATGCTCTTTCTCTTATAACTGTAAAACCACACAAGGTTGGACAACGCAATGAGCCTGTACATGCAGCTGCAATACGAATCCAGAACAAATTCCGCAGTTGGAAGGGCAGAAAAGAATTTTTGATGATTCGCCAAAGAATAGTTAAAATTCAG GCTCATGTAAGGGGGCACCAGGTTAGGAAGAACTGTGGAAAGATAATTTGGTCAGTTGGAATTTTAGAAAAAGTTATTTTGCGCTGGCGCCGAAAAGGTAGTGGTTTACGTGGATTTAAATTGGAAGATGTTCCCGAGGGAACTATGGTACAAGATACACAGTGCAAGGAGGATGAGTATGATTTCTTGAAAGAAGGCAGAAAGCAAACAGAGGAAAGGTTGCAGAAAGCCCTATCCAGGGTGAAGTCAATGGTTCAGTATCCAGAGGCAAGAGACCAATACCATAGGCTGTTGAATGTTGTAACTGAGATCCAAGAAAACCAG tcAATATATCAAAGCAGTAATTTTCATTCCGTTAAAAATATATCCAAACGTTCTGCTCAAGCTCAACATTGA